In Cheilinus undulatus linkage group 3, ASM1832078v1, whole genome shotgun sequence, the genomic window AAATCCATATGGAGGAGTGTTGAACTATGTTGTCATTCAGGTTTTTAATATGACAGCTTCCtggttttgttgattttatttttatttcttatagcAATAGGCCACTTTAGTCTGTGTAGGTACTGAGTAACAAATGACAGCTTTTGAAGAAAACAATACTGATACTTTCAGCTCACAAAAGTAAACTATACACAGGGGACTGTCTTTTTGAAATGGTATTACCAAGTTCAGCATTTTGTATAATGAGAAAACTATTGTTTCgaatatgtttatattttatgCATCTTTTAACATGTATTTCCAAACATCAACAACCCGAAAGTGTTCTTTAAACTGAATACATCAGTTAATCAGTTATGTATCTATTAAAGCtgaacaaaaagttaaaaataaaattccaaCCTACTCAAAGACTTATGTAGTAACTTAATAGAGttcacatgtttaaaataaaagtgaactTGTTTGGTATATTCAGCAGGACAACAGTGACTCCTGTGGGCTGAATAAGGGTACTGCAACTGTActgaaaaaatggtgacaagtaaaacaaaacagatgtttacattGGAAATCTGTTAACTATTCTCCCATCTCCAATGGCTTGAAGACACCATATTATTTCTGAAACTTGAGAGGATAAAATATGCTTTGAGAGGATGCACCAATAAGTTTTTCTATAAATGGCAAccatttatctcatattttacaaGCTTGGAGCTACTTCCCAACTGAATGTgtgcctgtttctgtgtctcaTAATTCATCGATAGGCAATGTTGTGTGTTGGTCATATTGTGCTGGGTTTAGGTGGGGTGTGCAGGGGTGCTATATTGTTCCTTTGCTTGGGTTGTTTTGCTTTTGTTAACATGTATCTGTGCAGGTGTATTTAAGTGTTTGCATGTACTGTATCTGAATGTATAGGTATGCATTCACGCCTGCATACTTGTGTCTatacatgagagaaaaaaaaagagagagagtggattgtattttttattgccATTATCTCATTACATCtctcaataaaaatattttggaaaaaacaaaaccaaaaaaaaaaaaaaaacagatgttaccaaaaacaaaaagaaaaactaaatccTATTAACTATATCTGAAACAAGagatgatgttttattttagtcgATTTATTTACGTTTGTTTGgagtcattgtcatgttggaagacaaaggGACAACCTAGActcagttttgctgctgacagtggcagctcaaacccttatggaagtttttttttaacattgtgtGTAAATTGGAAGGTAACTCTCAGTTTTAGCTTGATTTTACAAATGTAATAAGTATCATAGGATCTGTGTTAATAGTAATCTGGAAAACACCTTCTGTGATATCCTTATTCAGACAATTCTGATTTTTTACAGATCACAGTGTCATTGTAATCTTCAGCCTCTACTCTGAAATagcagaaaataaatcagaagaGAACTCTTTGTCTTTAAGAAAGCTTTTATTCTGTGTGACATGTGTACCTTTTCTTTAGACTACTTCAGAGTGGTATTAAAAGAAATCCATATGATGTTATTAAATCAATGTACACCAACACTGAATTCACTGTTGAGATCAGATGCAAACAAACAGTCTTCTTTTCTCAGGGTCAGCCAATCATTTTTACCTAAGTTATGTGATCAatgtgggtttgttcatttgtttgtttgtttgtttgcttgtttgttagcaacataactgaaaaagtcatggacggattttcatgaaattttcaggacatgtcagaaatggcataagtaagaactgattagattttgggagtgatccggattaccgtctggatccaggaatttttttaaaggattctgtactatttggagatagggctaatggcggaggtctacgctgttaccactttataccaggagatggtggacataagtaacttcaatcccagcagcattttgggtgtgttactattcaaagttttggagtttatagagtttgaaagatgcacgcctggtttaggagacaagtcagagcttaacagagagaaagacagcgaattgtagcaagagtactcacaatgctgggagggaGTGAAGAATATTCTGGTTCATTTTTAAGaattgtgttaaaaataattattctgTGTGGCAGTTTAATCTGGGGGACCAGAACTAAATCAGGACATTGATTGGACAAAACAATACTTTTCACCTTGCAGGAGAGTTTTAATCTTCTAAATGCTATTATTATGACTgcaactgtagctacatccacTCAAATTACCATCACTGGTGTTCAGTCTCAAGTAATTGTAGCTCTCTGCCTCAtgtagtggttctcaaatggtgtgacAAGGCACACTGGTGGGCCTGAGGCAAGTCTCGGTTTGCTTTGGAAATTTGTGCAAACATATGTTATTACAACAGTTAGATTACTAGGACATGTGTTAATGGTGCTGTTTTGAATGAACAAATATGGTGTGGCTTTACACGTTGACTTGATTGCAGGTGTTCCTTGGccaaataaagtttgaaaaccactttaTTAGAGTAATGCCAGAGCTTCCAAACACaatcaaatacataaaaacactctgcccaagttCATGAGTGAGATCTCTGTCCACACGTCctcccagatttgaaattgaagtgggcggagcttagatcAACTGACTGTGTGCAGAGCATGGTGCAGACTTGAAGTAGCATTGGTGGATCAACAGTCCAATAACTCCCACACTGAATACTGTTTCAGTACAAGTAGGCCTACCCAAAAAACTACTcatttacagtaatttgagtggAAGTAGTCATTTTCCATCCCTGCATACATCATTTGTCCATAGTCTGGTACTTTTATTTGCATTTGAGCATTATTTCATCAAAGTAAGCCTACTTTTACTTGATTCCAACATTCTTGTTCCCTCTCCGCCCCTGACTGACCTACAGCTGTACCTGTATCTATGGCGCCACAACAGCACAAGCAGCGTTGAACTATCCTTTTAAGCCGCTTGGGGCGCCAGCGATTCACTGCTGCATTTATAAAGACCAACGAGTAAGCCCAGTGGTTTCAGGAAGTGCAGAAGTTGTTTGGAAGCTGCTGCTGACTGTCAAACAACAACCCATTATTCAAAGTAGGACATTTGCAGTTGTATACTTACATTTTAGGATAAAATAACATATTTTCTGTTACTTGTATGTTAATGTCTCCGCGGCAAATCACATCAAGAGGCAGGTAACGCTCCGTCGAGTGggttttgtgctttttgtaGAGGGGTGTTAAAAAAGAGTCAGCTGGTCATATTACTACATTAAGCAggtaaatacagaaaatacGCCCTGTAAAGTTGGATTAAAGTCTTGATTCCTTGTTGGGTTTCAGTCTCAAGCAAATACAGTTAAATTAAGCGCAGTAGTTTTACAGTCAGTGTTCACTCAGTCTAACTTCATGCATGTTGTGATAACTGGACGTCACGATGAGCATGGAAGttgtcagtggttctcaactggtgggtcgggacccaaaagtgggtcgtgttTCCAGTGAGTCTAGAATTTGTGCTTGGAAGAAAAAGGGGGACAAAAAGTTTTTGATGCACAAAAATCCTTGATACTTAAatgacatcaccttcaaaggtagaggacaGACTGTTCATGAAGCTGGggtagttggcaacttttgggaAATAAGGTGGAACTGgcaagtaaatttcagtaattttacctcatttattttctcttcttgGAGTAAAagagtaaccttgcaaagcagatggatacccccgtttccttgtttctcactggcaaatccatcttgcaaagctcctatctgaacagttttggcccggttagaaagtgacaggaccaatcagagaggggggcagtactttcgggtgctgCAGAGTCAGATGctgttatggcagaagacattagcatggatgctgctaaagtgctagttttatcagaacttgacacatttcttcgttaaaagaacaaagaacagcagtgagttgttttctttaaaaaacgactgaagtcgtgtactgacatgtctacagtcaccatggtttgcgttatccagttctttatggagttaaTTCCATGCTGCGCCTGTGCACCTCTGTAGCAGcgacgacgtcacgtgttttgttgctctgaatggcccataaagatgtgacagacagaacattcatccaatcatactccaagtttttgtcaaaggctctgcccttttccaaacgctgtatatcgcaagttttccagatggatgtgtgaaacaaatccatctggcgtgccaggttagtaAAAGAGCTGGTTCCTCCCCAGAATAAGACGATTTCTTGAGAAAGTTTCCATTCAATCTTGGATGCCTTCTGTAACTAGATGCCTTCAGACATATTCGCattgtctgttttctttagGCTAATCATGTTGTGTTtcatctaaggtccaaactgcaacattctCCATTGAATGCATTTGTGTggctgattttctttttttttttttcggttGCGATTTCTCATTAGAAGGAGGTGTTGGGTCTCCTCTCTCCTCAAAAATATCACGTTTCAGTTAAAAGCAATTTCCATACTGtgacttttttatatttactttgCTACACTTAATCCTCCTCTCTCATGTCCCCTCCCTCTGATAAGGTGATGGCTGAACCCAGAGTATCTTCCATCGATGGAAAGTTAGCTGAAGAATTTGCTGTTCCCTCCCACGTTGAGGAGGTCAAAGAGAAGATGACTGCTTTTGCTGCACATCATGCAGCAGCAGGCCGCAGGGTGGTGCTTATCACATCAGGAGGCACCAAAGTTCCTCTTGAGTCCCGCACCGTTCGCTTCCTGGATAACTTCAGCAGCGGCAGGCGAGGAGCCTGCTCAGCAGAGTATTTCCTAGATGCGGGTTACGCTGTTGTCTTCCTACACAGACACCGCTCCCTCTACCCCTACACACGCATGTTTTCAACCATAAACATGCTGGATGCCCTAATGTTCAGAGGTGGAAAGGGAGCAGAGAGTGACTCAGGTGAGGTGGTGGTTAACCAAGAGGTGCTTCCAAACATTGCCAAAGCGCTGAAGAGGTACCAGGAAGTGAAAGAAGGACGACTTCTGCTGCCCATTGAGTTCAGCACACTGTCAGAGTACCTGCATCTTCTCAAAGCAGCAGCTCAGGCTCTCAGCACAATAGGTACAAGACATCACTAATGCTCATATTGTTGTGGCTCATATCAACTGTGTTCCTAGCTTGTGTTCAAATATTTATTATCTCCCCAGGATCCAAGGCCATGTTTTATTTGGCTGCAGCAGTGTCTGATTTCTACATCCCAGCGTCTGAGATGCCCGAACACAAAATCCAGTCTTCCAACGGACCTCTTCAAGTGAGTACAATTCAGCAAATTCAGCAAAAGCCAATGTTAaggtgtttaattttttttttgtttttttagccaTATTGGTGGCATTTCTCTGAGGATGCAGGCTGAGAAGGATAAGATACAATTAAACAGCCACAAAAACAGCTAAAAGCTCCAAGGGTCTATCTCACACTAACCCCTTCACACAAACACTCCAGCATTGGGGGTGATCTCCATCTGACATGGTGCCCTCAGTGAAGTACCCTTCTTGaatgaaaacagctgcaaaCTTTGGATTGAACTTCCTTTATTCACTCCGAAAAAGGGAAATTTATATAACCATGATTTGATTTTACTCAGAATTGTTTATAATGTTGACAGCTTGTAATGAATCATCCTAGGCTCAGGTTCATCATTTATAGGAAGTCCCACTTATGAACTCAGTGGTTCTGTCCCTTGACAACCTCTTGCATTTGGAATTTGGCATGTAGATGTTTCTTGATATTATATTTTGACTGTTGAGTTGAgagatttaaaacttttaaagggAGTGTTTccagaaaagaggaagaggaacaCAGGTCCACATAAATACTGTGGTGCAGTCTCATTAAAATCACtcaacaatttcagaaaaaaacttgaGGGGGCATTTCTTCTTTCATCCTGTAGTTTCAACCTGATGTTTCCCAAGAGGATTAGTGGTTTCAGTTGCTGAAACAAACCACTATGAGGTCAAATAAACTCTGTAATTGTGTATGAGACCCCTTATATCATCTTGACttcttgatttttatattttagttttgcTTAGAGGTATTTTAGTTTGTGTGGGTGATAAAGCAGCTTTTTTATGCATAAAATAACTCTCATGATAAACAAAGAAAGGCGTTAACACTTGCTCAGTATGTCAGCATTCGTGCAGACTTGATGGTGGAAGGTTTAACAACTCACTCAGGTTTTTGATCTGCACTAAGTGTGGCAAACTCTTCAAGAGTGTGTAAAAAGAAGTTGAAAGTGCTTTTAGACTTTTAATGACAACTCCTATTTTGTCCTCTTTAGCTCAGCTTGAACATGGTCCCAAAGATCCTGTCCCCACTGGTGAAGGACTGGGCCCCTCAAGCTTTCGTCATATCATTTAAACTGGAGACAGATGCCACTATCCTGCTGGACAAGGCTCGACGGGCTCTGGACACCTACAGACATCAGGCGGTAGTGGCCAACGTACTGGACTCTAGACGGGGTTATGTGGTGGTGGTGACCCCTGAGACTCAGGTGGAGCTGATCCTCTCCGAGCAGGACGTGAAGAATGAGGTAGACATAGAGGAGAGGATAGTCAGCAACCTTACTTTAGCACACAACAAGTTCATAAGCGAACAAGTGGGTTGACTTCAGTTATCCACTCTGCATGTTTGAGTCAGAGACGCATTAGTTGATGTGCTCTTATTTGATCCTTAACTTGGCTTAATTCGTATTTTCCAGTTTTACTAAGACCTTACTGTATATTCAGTTTGTTGCAGGGTTGCATTACCTTAGTCATAACTGTAATAATACACACATAATGCCTACCCCTGTTATGTTGGTGTGCTCTTAAAAGTGGGccttaaagctaacaaagctgtctCTGTACAGGGACAATAAACAGCTTATTAAAAGGTTGTAAAATGTTTATCAAATGATCAGAATAGGACATTTTTACATCAATAACTGGCAGATGAAAAAGCCTTTAATATGCTGTACTACAGTGATCACCAGTAATaataaacatttacaaatacagtcaaatgttgttttttcactCTCATAACTACATTTAGCAGCACATTTTGGATTCCCACCCAGTTACTTAAACTTGACACTCTTCTTGACACCAGCACGAATACCAGACAGCTCTCCACTGTATCTTGTCTCCTCCTTACGAACCTCGCGGACCTGAAGAGCATAAATTTCTGATTATAATTACATCATATTGGAAATGTGTTTGACACATCAGCATTTACTCTAGGTATGAAGATGGGGCCCTGGTAGCCTCATAGTTCTATCTGCACGCCACATGTTCAGAGGCTATTTTCAATGCGGTGTCCAGGTTTCAAGTGAGGCCCCCAGTTTCCAACTCTCAGCTTTCATAGCTCTCACAAAAGATGCCATAAAGGTCCCCCAAAAAATACATCTTCATGAAAGGATAAGAGAGCTTTATCATCGATGTGTCGAATACAAACCTGGCCCTTTCTGCGGATTTTGGCTCGTCTGAacttctctctgtgtttgactcGGGGATTGCGGTCGATCTTCTTCCTCTTTGGTGTGAGCCCCTTGTTCTTTGCCATCTGTGGAACACAGAGGGACAGACTTAGAACAGCTGTTCAGCTGACACAAGATGCATGATGTGAATTATTAAGTGCTATGAatgctgaaatattttaataactACTGTAAGATGCATCCACAAAGCCTTAAAACGTAAGTACAATACGATTAATGACACAATCATTCTCTGAACAACAACGCTCCCTTAAAGTTGTTTTGGCTTTAGGTTGACATATAAATCCCTTAATGACCCCAGAATTGTCTGATAGAGGCCCAGTTTCAGCTCAGATTTAAACTTGACAGTATAGTCATGAGGGAGACATGGAGAAAAGCACATATTAaagctgtttgttttggttataataaaaaaggttttttaaaaattaatatctagacaacagcaaaacaacaatccatctttatttaatttttctaaatttagctTTTTCACGTGAACTAGGCACCTTTCTAGAGCTGTCTGTAGGTTGACCATTTTGCATCTAAAtagtttgagaaaaggcagaggctttgaaaaagagtgtgattggatgaatgttctgtctgtcacatctctacgggccaatcagagcaacaaaacacgtgatgtagccgctattgagctgcgcatgtgcagcttGGGAGgtataacgcaaaacatggcgactatagacatgtaagtactcgacttgtCGTTTctgaagagaaaacaactcactgctgttctttgttcttctttgaatgGAGTATTGTTGTCaaactctgataaaactggcgctttagcagcatccacgctaatctcttcctccataactgcaccagctcttgctgctgcttgtttacgtcacgactctgccatgcctgaaagtactgcccctcatagctgattggtcctatcactttctaaccgggcccaaatggctcagacgggagctttgctagatggatttgccagtgagaaacaaggaaacaggtgtatccatctgctttgcaagggtaTCTCAATAGCCCACAAAGCTTCTTTAGCttgcaacaaaaacaatttttgatatttcaaCTGCATAGTTAGATTATTACAATTATATTATTATCTCCAGTTCATAAagtattgttgttttcaatgtttTCCATGAACATGACTGAATTGTATTATAGGTTAGATTAAATGAGATGCTGGACCTTCGCTTTAGGAAATTCTGTCGACCTGGTCCTCCAAGAATTTTAatcagggttcctgcagatccttgaaaagtctggaaattttaaatttaaggcaAAAGGTCTTTGTTCTTGAGAGGTCTTGAATTTTAAAGGCACTTTAACTAAGATGTgtctttatccaatttttgttttctagctaaatttaacttttcTTGCATTTATGCTTGCAGCATTTATTATGATTAATATAGTATGTGTTATAGTGATAGAAAAGATGCATTAAATGTGCTAGAAATAATCACTTTTAGGATTTTGTGACCCAAAAAAGTATCAGatcatttgacatttcatgaacAGTGCATTAAATTAGAGAATTCAGCTCTATTTAGTGTACTGAGAATCTCACACATCTCATTTCTACCGTTTGCTGCACAAAAGTGGTATTAATTTGTCTCAGCTCATGTCTTTAAAGGAtctaaaaagtctttaattaatattaaaaacagtgtGGGAACCCTGTTAAAGTATACTTGTTCAACCCTATCAATCAACTCTGAATTATTGAGGcaaaagaccaaaaaataaatcttaaaaaaaaaaaaaaaaaaaaaaaaaaaaacacatttacaatgAAGTTTGATGGGAGCATCTTACTCTAAATCCCAGTATTCCTGCATGTTAATGGTTGTTATTCAGTACCTGGTAAGTGATTCCTCTCTTAGCATCTGGATCcagctcttcctcctcatcctcctccatcCTGCAACAAATCAATTTATCAACCCCcgttttgtttttgtacagaCCAGAATTCAGAATTTCTATTCATACGTACTCTTCAGCTTCTGGCACAtcactcttcctcttctttttcattCGCTGCTCAATGTCTCGATAGAAGCGCAGAGCGGCTTCCTCATCCAGGTCAGAGTCTGAGTCCTCCTCCGCCTCAGGATGAGCTTCTCCAGAATCCTGCAAACATAGAGCGCTCATTATCATTCAAGGTCCATGACAGAGATCAGGAACTTCCATACTGAAAATATGAAAGTATGCTAAAATCTCACCTTTTTGTTCTTATTGGAGATCTTCGTCTTCTTGCTTTCTGCTGGTCTGCTCGGGGCCTCTTCCCTCTCTTCGCCTGCCAGTAGCTGGCGATACTGCGGTGCAAGCCGAGCATCTACTGAGCCCAGTTCATTGATGAGCTGCAGGCATTCAAGAGTCACttagaggtgtgtgtgtgtggcagaTATTTAAGACCAATTAGCTATATGTACCATTCAGTATTCATGCATTTTCTTGCCTGAAAACTGTTgaaattgacttttttaaaactccAATTTCAGCAAACCTGTTAGGCTGGTGTTAATGTCACTATGTGTGGACTCACATTTCTGTAGGTGAGCAGCCTTTCAATCACAGGATGGTTATGAGCAGGGATGCGTTTGGCTTTCAGTACCAGGTAGAAACTGATATTTGTGCAGTAACTGTGACAGAAAGGTTTCATGAGTGATTCAGTGAAAGAGTGTGACATGACTTACAGTAAGTAATGCAGTATAAATCTAACTTACTTGAGAtaaagttgttgttttgtcttgaGATAGTCAGCGCCCttaggaaaaaaacagaaccagGTTATTCAAACGTCTTTGTTTCAAAAGGTCTAGGTGGCCATAATTTGTATTTCATTCAGTTCTCCTTTGGTAAGAAGtcaattttggtcattttctcaagatcttgacTTAGTAACAGGCTGGTTTCCCCATGATGAGCTAATGTCTTCACCTTCAGAAAACAATAATTTACTCATCATCACAAGAATCCCAGAGTTTTGTATATCCCAtgataacaataaataaatcaagttCTTCAGAAGACAACCAAAGTTTACTGGTTATCATAgggaaaacagagtaaaacaaaaactaataagTCAGATCCCTAGGGACTCTATACTTTGCTAAATCTGcatgacacatttttgacaccttaaTTTTTCAACGTGTGTACATATGAAGTCCACAGCTGAATATATAGGCATAACAACCATGAATTTATGAGTCATAAcctcaaataaaataattaaataaataaaaggtaatGCTTTGTGGTTAAATTTCCAATAGTCTCTCAATTCTCAGTATAAACAGCTAACCATCTTGCAATTTAAAactatgattttgtttttccattttgaagATTTTCTCCACTGTCCTACCACTCTACTTCGCTTCCATAGAATAGAATTTTTAGCAGAGATCCACAGTATTTACACCATAATCACTATCCCTTAGTGATACAGTTCTTTCAGAAGAATCTGAATTACAAAGAGAGGCTTGCTAGGATTTCATCTGAGTATCTCTTGCAGTGTACAGTTTTCcagaaaatacttttttgacATTTGCAAAATATACATGAATGATCTGCATCTGACTCAACCCTCTGCAGCATGGTGGACTTATTCAAATATTTACTCTTTACCTGGGGTgtgatttttttgaaggattaaATTTTCAAGATAACTAAACCTTGATTATTTGGGTAATGTTTGATGTATTTCCTTATGctaatcatcattaaatatcagTGTATTGAACCCTGATTCCCATCTATGTGACAGTTTTAATATTATCTGGATACTTCCACACAAGtaagtacattttattttcaacaataaaaataaaagctgcccCAACTATAACATTAATCCCTTACATATTCTACACCAAAAGAGATGACATGTTATTAAAGAATCTTAAAAGCCATGTAGTTAAAGGAATAAAATTAGCTACATATCCATTCAATTGATAGTCATATGAACAACCTTATGTGTCATGGATAACCATAACTTACATCATGAGTAACTACATACCCATACCTGCCCCATAAGTAGGCTTTCAAATTTGTTTCTGACTATTCTTatatagaaataataaaaacactacTTTAGCATTTAAGCTCTGGTGATAAATTCAGAGGTAAAAGTGAATGCACTGACCTTGCCTGGTGGGATCTTTCCGTCCTCAACCATCTTAACGAGGGGCTGCAGCTCCTCCTTCAGTTCAGTGAGCTGAAAACAAAAGACAGCGTTAATGATCTTACATCTTAACATTTTTTAGCATCACAAATATTTTATGGCTATTTCATGTGaatttgttttgtgtgtgttttagttaCATGTAGGTCAGTTCTGATCtcttgtatgttttttaaaggtctaACCCATAATTCACAAATACACCGACTGCAGgtcaacagcagattattttggctttctatgctggccacacactacaggattttaagctcAAGTCGAGGCCAGATTTGCCTGCCCCCATGATCATGGGGATGTATCCTGAGTGAAGGCTCGTcataaaatgattatttgtctcaAGTGATAATCCTCAAGTGTGAGGTGACAACAAGATAACTTTACTGCCCAAAATCGCATCGTAGCCTTCCAGCCAGGGTTTTATCCtgattcttttccttgttttatgtgtttttctacaacagtaacacatgccaggaccCCCTCTTTAATGTGGCCAGCCTTAGGGTTGCTTTGCcattcatttcaacatgattccttgattttattgcttccaccataagtgagtacattatgaaatcaaaaggttaatgtttgccacaaaaaatctgtggttttatgtaaaattttgTGGTTTTCCACTTCAAAATTAGCTTTGTTAATCTGGTGACGAACTGGACTGTCGTCACCAGACAGTCAACTGGTCCACTTCTAGTTAAAGTCCGTTTTTACCTTTGCTTTGAAGTCCTCAATGAG contains:
- the ppcs gene encoding phosphopantothenate--cysteine ligase, whose product is MAEPRVSSIDGKLAEEFAVPSHVEEVKEKMTAFAAHHAAAGRRVVLITSGGTKVPLESRTVRFLDNFSSGRRGACSAEYFLDAGYAVVFLHRHRSLYPYTRMFSTINMLDALMFRGGKGAESDSGEVVVNQEVLPNIAKALKRYQEVKEGRLLLPIEFSTLSEYLHLLKAAAQALSTIGSKAMFYLAAAVSDFYIPASEMPEHKIQSSNGPLQLSLNMVPKILSPLVKDWAPQAFVISFKLETDATILLDKARRALDTYRHQAVVANVLDSRRGYVVVVTPETQVELILSEQDVKNEVDIEERIVSNLTLAHNKFISEQVG
- the utp3 gene encoding something about silencing protein 10 isoform X1, with amino-acid sequence MVRAKRATKMKRPKKTEQYDEDDPEAYTNMPLPDKKSSKYAKDKIDEFHDEKIRKLLASGVQMESDVEELDDEEEVMALDDSESEEEEEEEEDEGTDMESDLEGKKEEGSYKITRYFYDFGSLLYNLKVTLKLLPSSDLPNEMAWGTKKKMFYDTDYVATKGKSQEEVEAEEQEEEEEAKKIQNRLAENLSEEDYDLNLFQEFAVKEKDEEKAVEKEERIVKDLKQMSQKEKMKLLKKESPELLELIEDFKAKLTELKEELQPLVKMVEDGKIPPGKGADYLKTKQQLYLNYCTNISFYLVLKAKRIPAHNHPVIERLLTYRNLINELGSVDARLAPQYRQLLAGEEREEAPSRPAESKKTKISNKNKKDSGEAHPEAEEDSDSDLDEEAALRFYRDIEQRMKKKRKSDVPEAEEMEEDEEEELDPDAKRGITYQMAKNKGLTPKRKKIDRNPRVKHREKFRRAKIRRKGQVREVRKEETRYSGELSGIRAGVKKSVKFK
- the utp3 gene encoding something about silencing protein 10 isoform X2; the protein is MVRAKRATKMKRPKKTEQYDEDDPEAYTNMPLPDKKSSKYAKDKIDEFHDEKIRKLLASGVQMESDVEELDDEEEVMALDDSESEEEEEEEEDEGTDMESDLEGKKEEDLPNEMAWGTKKKMFYDTDYVATKGKSQEEVEAEEQEEEEEAKKIQNRLAENLSEEDYDLNLFQEFAVKEKDEEKAVEKEERIVKDLKQMSQKEKMKLLKKESPELLELIEDFKAKLTELKEELQPLVKMVEDGKIPPGKGADYLKTKQQLYLNYCTNISFYLVLKAKRIPAHNHPVIERLLTYRNLINELGSVDARLAPQYRQLLAGEEREEAPSRPAESKKTKISNKNKKDSGEAHPEAEEDSDSDLDEEAALRFYRDIEQRMKKKRKSDVPEAEEMEEDEEEELDPDAKRGITYQMAKNKGLTPKRKKIDRNPRVKHREKFRRAKIRRKGQVREVRKEETRYSGELSGIRAGVKKSVKFK